One genomic region from Pirellulales bacterium encodes:
- a CDS encoding ATP-binding protein has translation MPYGRLSGAFRSLRFRLTAWNTAVVVLTVGGALIGVREGLRHTLQGDMDQRLREDAEELAQAVIQSYPDLEGVFQQIDRKAAAHWHLNLFIQLLDDDGKVIRSSKDAPEVQAAPRRSGELLATAQGYRIARRRFGGRGTPHYTVRIGASQAGIENDVAVVTHLMTIAGAAVLLLAPLGGFWLAGRATHPLEAIIHTAARLRPSHMDERLPIRGTGDQLDQLSITINHFLDQIADYLERNREFVANAAHELRSPLAAIQSSVDVALNAPRSPQEYQDLLCEIVDECSRLGVLVNQLLLLAEHDSEERRMKYEPVRLDQVVTTSVEMFRGAAEEHNLSLSCDNRVATVVLGDAARLRQVVNNLIDNALKFTSPGGRISVELRRDAANEQAVLSVSDSGMGISPDDLPHVFERFYRGDKSRHRGKEICGNGLGLSICKSIVIAHGGTMGVESSLGMGTTFEVRFPSSVEASLREPEAAGVV, from the coding sequence ATGCCATACGGGCGACTTAGCGGCGCATTTCGCTCGCTGCGCTTCCGGCTGACCGCTTGGAACACCGCGGTGGTGGTGCTGACCGTGGGCGGGGCGTTGATCGGCGTGCGCGAGGGGCTGCGCCACACGCTGCAGGGCGACATGGACCAGCGGCTCCGCGAAGACGCCGAAGAACTGGCCCAGGCGGTGATTCAGTCGTACCCCGACCTGGAAGGCGTTTTTCAACAGATCGACCGCAAGGCCGCCGCCCATTGGCACCTGAACCTGTTCATTCAACTGCTCGACGACGACGGCAAGGTGATCCGGTCGAGCAAGGACGCGCCCGAGGTGCAAGCCGCCCCGCGCCGTTCGGGCGAGTTGCTGGCCACGGCGCAGGGCTACCGCATCGCACGTCGCCGCTTCGGCGGGCGCGGCACGCCCCATTACACGGTCCGCATCGGCGCCTCGCAGGCAGGCATCGAGAACGACGTGGCCGTGGTCACGCACTTGATGACCATCGCCGGCGCCGCCGTGCTGCTGTTGGCGCCGTTGGGCGGTTTCTGGTTGGCTGGCCGGGCCACGCACCCCCTGGAAGCCATCATCCACACCGCCGCCCGGCTGCGCCCCAGCCACATGGACGAACGGCTGCCGATCCGGGGCACGGGCGACCAACTCGACCAGCTTTCCATCACCATCAATCATTTCCTCGACCAGATTGCCGACTACCTGGAGCGCAACCGCGAATTCGTGGCCAATGCGGCCCACGAGCTCCGCTCGCCCCTGGCCGCCATTCAAAGCTCGGTCGATGTGGCGCTCAACGCCCCGCGCTCGCCGCAGGAATACCAAGACCTGCTCTGTGAAATCGTCGATGAGTGCAGCCGGCTGGGCGTGCTGGTCAATCAGCTCCTGCTGCTGGCCGAACACGACAGCGAGGAGCGGCGCATGAAGTATGAACCAGTGCGGCTGGATCAGGTTGTCACCACTTCCGTGGAGATGTTTCGCGGCGCGGCGGAAGAACACAATCTATCGCTGTCGTGCGACAATCGGGTCGCCACCGTGGTGCTGGGCGACGCTGCGCGGTTGCGGCAGGTGGTCAACAACCTGATCGATAACGCCCTGAAGTTCACGTCGCCCGGCGGCCGCATTTCCGTCGAGCTGCGGCGCGACGCCGCAAACGAGCAGGCCGTGCTTTCGGTGAGCGATAGCGGTATGGGCATTTCGCCCGACGATCTGCCGCACGTCTTCGAACGCTTTTACCGTGGCGACAAGTCGCGACACCGGGGCAAAGAGATCTGCGGCAACGGTCTGGGGCTGAGTATATGCAAGTCGATCGTCATCGCGCACGGCGGCACGATGGGGGTGGAAAGCAGTCTTGGCATGGGCACCACGTTCGAGGTAAGGTTCCCGTCGAGTGTCGAGGCCAGCCTTCGCGAGCCGGAAGCCGCGGGAGTGGTGTAG
- a CDS encoding FHA domain-containing protein: MALITLRVLDGADRGKVFEELSTPVTIGREEGNSVQLNDERVSRFHIKIQEDQEKLVLTDLESTNGTKVNGEDIQLRILRVGDMISVGRSVLLFGSREEIAERLAKMRGSDVYTTGTVSPDSAAGSPRAASLDFELNWSENPGLQTTLGIAEPPSLPDRMSPGQAAQLSEMLEYLHVRLRNLLASVRTEGGSRRVSVDERRWQALLELQSLLAEYLRRIGEPPED, encoded by the coding sequence ATGGCCTTGATCACATTACGAGTGTTGGACGGCGCGGACCGAGGCAAGGTTTTCGAAGAACTTTCCACGCCGGTGACCATCGGACGCGAAGAAGGCAACTCGGTGCAGTTGAACGACGAGCGCGTCAGCCGATTTCACATCAAGATTCAAGAGGACCAGGAGAAGCTGGTGCTCACCGACCTGGAAAGCACCAACGGCACCAAGGTCAACGGCGAAGACATCCAGCTTCGCATCCTGCGGGTGGGCGACATGATCAGCGTCGGGCGGTCGGTGCTGCTCTTCGGTTCGCGCGAAGAGATTGCCGAGCGACTGGCCAAGATGCGAGGCAGCGACGTTTACACCACCGGCACCGTCAGCCCCGACTCTGCCGCGGGCTCGCCACGCGCGGCGAGTCTCGATTTCGAGTTGAATTGGAGCGAGAACCCCGGACTGCAAACGACGCTGGGCATCGCCGAGCCACCGTCGCTGCCCGACCGGATGAGCCCCGGCCAAGCGGCGCAGCTTTCCGAGATGCTGGAGTATTTGCACGTGCGGCTCCGCAACTTGCTGGCATCGGTGCGCACGGAGGGCGGCAGCCGGCGCGTTTCGGTCGACGAGCGGCGCTGGCAGGCGTTGCTCGAGCTGCAATCACTGTTGGCCGAGTACTTGCGCCGCATTGGGGAACCACCGGAGGATTAG
- a CDS encoding response regulator transcription factor, translating into MFGGCRIEISSWIYTVELLVIEDDPVIGKALRQGFTESGQKCAWAKQGDKGLSLATSQRFDAIVLDLMLPGMPGLDVLRELRRQGIRTPVILLTALGSVDERVAGLNAGADDYMVKPFAFSELTARIEAVCRRSVDRPSAVLEVGDLTLDLTTRRVHRGPDEVELTPTEFSLLELLMRHAGQVVTRKMLCEHLWQSDWEGTTNVIEVHVNRLRGKLEKKFQDSLIQTVRGRGYAIRAT; encoded by the coding sequence ATGTTCGGCGGGTGCCGCATCGAAATCTCAAGCTGGATTTACACGGTGGAACTCCTGGTAATTGAAGACGACCCGGTCATCGGCAAGGCCCTGCGCCAGGGCTTCACCGAGTCGGGGCAGAAGTGCGCTTGGGCAAAGCAGGGCGACAAAGGTCTATCGTTGGCCACCAGCCAACGCTTCGACGCCATCGTGCTCGATCTGATGCTGCCCGGCATGCCGGGGCTGGATGTGCTGCGCGAGCTTCGCCGGCAAGGCATTCGCACGCCCGTCATACTGCTCACGGCATTGGGCTCGGTCGACGAGCGCGTGGCGGGCCTGAATGCCGGGGCGGATGACTACATGGTCAAGCCGTTCGCCTTCTCCGAGTTGACGGCGCGCATCGAGGCCGTTTGCCGCCGCAGCGTCGACCGGCCCTCGGCCGTGCTCGAGGTGGGCGATTTGACGCTCGACTTAACGACGCGCCGCGTGCATCGCGGCCCTGACGAAGTCGAGCTCACGCCCACCGAGTTCAGCCTTTTGGAGCTGCTCATGCGGCACGCCGGCCAGGTGGTCACGCGCAAGATGCTTTGCGAACACCTCTGGCAGTCCGACTGGGAGGGAACGACGAACGTGATCGAGGTCCACGTGAACCGCCTTCGCGGCAAGCTCGAAAAGAAGTTCCAGGACTCGTTGATCCAGACGGTGCGAGGTCGCGGCTATGCCATACGGGCGACTTAG
- a CDS encoding thiamine pyrophosphate-binding protein, giving the protein MAISGAQALLDMLFESGVRYLFGNPGTTELPLMDALVLDRRIQYVLALQEVPVVAMADGYAQASRTLGVANLHISCGLGNGMGMLYNAYRAGTPLLVTAGQQDRRLMTSEPILWSDMVSVVRPWTKWATEVDRLDDLPSLLRRAIQAALTPPTGPVFLSLPIDLQMEMAELDVAAAPRLDTRVRPPAEALRRAAELLAEAKNPAILSGSRVVEADAVGQVVALAEQLGAPVFTESGTTHGRLAFPADHALYGQALPLWAPEVCERLAEFDVLLVVGMDLLQLYVYFEPALAVPRHVRLIHLDQDPRQLGKNFPTEVGLIGDPQAGLTELSELVTSLMPPKAVSAARRRGESRETAHLERRRALWHRAEQEVVQRPLTPLGLMSSLARILPENVTVVEEAITTTNTYFERLGALHTTSGYFAHRGWALGWGIGCALGVKLAWPDRPLLAVLGEGAAMYGIQGLWTAAHYRIPVTFVVANNAQYHILKVGSQQLRLPAAMRGEFEALDLSQPEIDMVGLAKSLGVEAQRVGDPDELAERVSKSLAGDVPRLFDVPIQRTAPT; this is encoded by the coding sequence ATGGCCATCAGCGGCGCCCAAGCATTGCTCGACATGCTGTTTGAGTCGGGGGTGCGCTACCTCTTCGGCAATCCCGGCACGACCGAACTGCCCCTGATGGACGCGCTGGTGCTCGATCGACGCATTCAGTATGTGCTTGCCCTGCAAGAGGTTCCGGTCGTCGCCATGGCCGACGGCTATGCCCAGGCATCGCGCACGTTGGGCGTGGCAAACCTGCACATCAGTTGCGGCCTGGGCAACGGCATGGGAATGCTCTACAACGCCTACCGCGCCGGAACGCCGCTGCTGGTCACGGCGGGCCAGCAAGACCGGCGGCTGATGACCTCGGAGCCGATCCTGTGGTCCGACATGGTCTCGGTTGTGCGTCCGTGGACCAAATGGGCGACCGAGGTCGACCGGCTCGACGACCTGCCGAGTTTGCTGCGGCGGGCAATCCAGGCCGCCCTCACGCCGCCGACCGGACCCGTGTTTCTCTCGCTGCCGATCGACTTGCAGATGGAAATGGCCGAGCTCGACGTGGCTGCGGCACCGAGGCTCGACACGCGCGTGCGTCCGCCGGCCGAAGCACTTCGCCGGGCAGCCGAGCTGCTGGCGGAAGCCAAGAATCCGGCCATTCTCTCCGGCAGTCGCGTGGTCGAGGCCGATGCGGTCGGGCAGGTCGTGGCATTGGCTGAGCAACTCGGTGCGCCGGTGTTCACCGAGTCGGGCACGACACACGGCCGCCTGGCCTTCCCCGCCGATCACGCTCTCTATGGCCAGGCCCTGCCGTTGTGGGCGCCCGAGGTGTGCGAGCGGCTGGCCGAATTCGACGTGCTGCTGGTGGTTGGCATGGATCTGCTCCAGCTCTATGTTTACTTCGAGCCCGCCCTGGCGGTGCCGCGGCATGTGCGGCTCATCCACCTCGACCAAGACCCGCGGCAATTGGGCAAGAACTTTCCGACCGAGGTCGGCCTGATCGGCGATCCGCAAGCCGGCCTGACGGAGCTGAGCGAACTGGTGACCTCGCTCATGCCGCCCAAGGCCGTCAGTGCGGCCCGCCGCCGCGGAGAGTCGAGGGAGACGGCCCACCTCGAGCGACGACGGGCCTTGTGGCACCGCGCCGAGCAAGAAGTGGTCCAGCGGCCGCTAACGCCCTTGGGACTGATGTCGAGCCTGGCGCGGATCTTGCCCGAAAATGTGACGGTGGTGGAAGAGGCGATCACCACCACGAACACCTACTTCGAACGACTCGGCGCGCTGCACACCACGTCGGGCTATTTCGCGCACCGTGGGTGGGCGTTGGGCTGGGGGATCGGCTGTGCCCTGGGGGTGAAGCTGGCCTGGCCCGACCGTCCGCTGTTGGCCGTGTTGGGCGAAGGGGCGGCCATGTACGGCATTCAAGGTCTCTGGACGGCGGCCCATTATCGCATTCCGGTGACCTTCGTCGTCGCCAACAATGCCCAATACCACATTCTGAAAGTCGGTTCGCAGCAGCTCCGTTTGCCGGCCGCGATGCGAGGAGAGTTCGAGGCGCTCGATTTGAGCCAACCGGAGATCGACATGGTCGGGCTGGCAAAGTCGCTGGGAGTCGAGGCGCAGCGGGTCGGGGATCCGGATGAGCTTGCCGAGCGCGTGTCCAAATCGCTGGCGGGCGACGTGCCGCGACTGTTCGACGTGCCGATCCAGCGGACCGCGCCGACGTAG
- a CDS encoding TIGR00730 family Rossman fold protein: protein MADPTFQSSQSKDLNSSLQAILNSASYLLPERDAAFLTRPELRPVRMQLELLKPELLLEEHRVASTIVLFGSTQVVERQHAEARLARAEIALAAAPDDPRLLRSVERAKRLLGKCHYYEAAREFARLVTQQSQAGGTNHYVIVTGGGPGIMEAGNRGASEAGGKSVGLNISLPAEQVPNPYITPELCFQFHYFAMRKMHFLLRAKALIVFPGGFGTLDELFDALTLRQTHRMQEIPVVLFGRDYWDRVIDFRFLADEGVIADEHLDLISYAETPQEAWDIITRFHQA from the coding sequence ATGGCCGATCCCACCTTTCAATCTTCGCAGTCCAAGGATTTGAACTCCAGCCTGCAGGCGATCCTTAATTCTGCCAGTTATCTTCTGCCGGAGCGTGACGCGGCCTTTTTGACGCGCCCGGAACTGCGGCCCGTGCGGATGCAGTTGGAGCTGCTCAAGCCGGAGTTGCTGTTGGAAGAGCACCGGGTCGCCTCAACCATCGTGTTGTTTGGCAGCACCCAAGTGGTCGAACGGCAGCACGCCGAAGCGCGACTGGCCAGGGCCGAAATCGCCCTGGCGGCCGCGCCCGACGACCCGCGTCTGCTCCGTTCGGTCGAGCGGGCCAAACGGCTGTTGGGCAAATGTCATTATTACGAGGCCGCCCGCGAATTCGCGCGGCTTGTCACGCAGCAGAGCCAAGCGGGAGGAACGAACCATTATGTGATCGTCACCGGCGGCGGGCCGGGCATCATGGAAGCCGGAAATCGCGGTGCCTCGGAAGCGGGCGGCAAATCGGTCGGCCTCAACATTTCATTGCCGGCCGAACAGGTGCCCAATCCCTACATCACGCCGGAACTCTGCTTCCAGTTCCATTATTTTGCCATGCGGAAGATGCACTTCCTGTTGCGGGCCAAGGCGCTGATCGTTTTTCCAGGCGGCTTCGGCACGCTCGACGAGCTGTTCGACGCCCTGACACTTCGTCAAACGCACCGCATGCAGGAAATACCGGTCGTCTTGTTTGGCCGCGACTATTGGGACCGCGTGATCGACTTCCGCTTTTTGGCCGATGAAGGCGTGATCGCCGACGAGCACCTCGATCTGATCAGCTACGCCGAGACGCCGCAAGAGGCCTGGGACATCATTACTCGGTTCCACCAGGCTTGA